From Salmo salar chromosome ssa09, Ssal_v3.1, whole genome shotgun sequence:
GTAGTGTTTCTCTAATTGAACTTCGCCCAATCAACAATAACTCGTTAGCAGTTGCTTGCTTTTTCTTGTTCCTTGAGACAGCTTATTCCTCGCAGGAATCGCCCCCAGCGACTACCCGTTATACTTTCTAAAGATCTTCATGGAACTTCGCAGAGGAACTGTCTCTCTCTGGAAGGGAATACAATTCGGTTGCCTGTGAAACTGCAGCCTACGCCCGAAGCATGGTTATTTTGGAGAAAACATTTCAGACAAGTGAAGTTGCAAGATTCGACTGAAAGTGATAAAAAAAAGTGGGTTGTGAAGACGCGAATCGAAGGAAACACTCGTGGACGTTTAAACTAGCATTTGAATGAAATAATCAGCCTTTGTCAGCAGTAATTCCTTTGGACGGCCGATGACCTCCAGTAAAGACATGAAGGCAGGCTCCGTGTTGCAGTCCAGCagcgaggagaggagacggggtcCCTTGGACCAGCTTCCACCCCCGGCCAACTCCAACAAGCCACTGACGCCGTTCAGTATTGAGGATATTCTAAACAAACCCTCGGTGAAGAAATCAGTTGCTAATCTCTGTCCACCGAGAGTTATTGAAAAAGTGTCCGGCTCAAACGCAGCAAGGAACGGTATTACCACTCCTTCTTCGCCGTTATGCGCTCTGGAGGAACTAGCCAGCAAAACATTTAAAGGTCTGGAAGTCAGCGTTATACAAGCAGCTGAAGGTAAGGATTTCAATAGACATGACGTTTTAATATTTACATGTACAGATTCAGTTAGTGATTGTATTAACCAAATATGCATAATCTCTAATAGCTATTGTTGATAGCCTATTGGTCGTGTGAACTGTTGTCAAActtgtgtttttttaaaaggcattgCAATAGGCTATGTCTCAAGCTATTGCTAAGCCTAAATTCCCCAAACAATCATGCCTGTGCGATGTAATCTGTCCTTGGCTATTATTTCAGCATTTGAGTTGATTTGTTAGATACTAAACACCAGTATAAGGAAACCTACAATTTATTGGGGTGGCAAAGCAGGCCTCTAAACCGACATTTTCTATTGTGCTTCCTGGTGTATCATTAAATTAAGTTGCAACATTTTATAGGCTGTTTGATTTAGTAGAATTATATTTATTTAGATCCTGATATTGACAGCCATGTTAATCCTAATGATGAATAGGCAATGTAAAACATACATGTCATTCATTTCATATGGCTCTATGGAATGCTGCCCACAAGTTATTACCAAACCATACCCATCACCACAATTGGCCACACAAAAATAGTTTGCATCTGCAACCCTATTAAAAAAAGCCTCAACAACAAAGCTGCTAATCATGGCACACGTTTGTAGACATGTTGTTCTGATATTGTTTTGGAGAGTGACTGTATTTTGGTTTCCCTAAAGGTCGTGAGCATGTGAACGCCTTTGGACAGAGGCAGACCTCAAAAAAGAGGAGAAAGTCCCGGACAGCTTTCACCAACCATCAGATATATGAACTCGAGAAGCGCTTTTTGTACCAGAAATACCTGTCCCCGGCCGACCGAGACCAGATAGCTCAGCAACTGGGGCTAAGCAACGCTCAGGTCATCACCTGGTTTCAGAACAGACGGGCCAAGCTCAAGAGAGACTTGGAAGAGATGAAAGCGGACGTGGAGTCGCTCAAGAAAATACCACCACAAACCCTGCAAAAGCTAGTCACCATGGAAGAAGACATTGACGACCCGCAAGGAAGCATCTCCCCGTCGTCACAAGGACACCGAGCATTTCCACAGTCCCCCTCTTCATCCAGAGATCAAACCACGGACGAATTCTCAGAGGAGGACGAAGAGATTGAGGTGGACGATTGACAGTAGGCCCATGTTTTAAGAAAGGGCATTTTTAACTTTTGCACGGATATTGACGACTGGAGAAGTGAAACTAAAAAAATGAAAGTTtactttctcctcttctccatttTAATTTATTAATAGGACTGTAAAGCCTTGTCTGTTTCAATTTCACCAAATTATTATTTGAGGAATAGCCTACATCTTTATTTTAATTGGATATGAAAAATACTTTGTTTTGGTACAGGATCATGACTGCAAAATGTGTATGTACATTTAacgctgggggggggggcaattatTTAACTTTTCATCCACATTCAGCTGCTAAAGGACATATCTACCAAAAACTCGAATGTGCCCAAGGTTAGGCCCACGTCTTCTACAAAATGCCCATAACTGAAAAAAAAACCCGAAATGGGTTAGATTAAAATTGGGGTCTAGGATATGTATCGATCTTGATGTAGGctatatttcattaaaaaaaagaaatgccaATAGCAGTCATGTAAAAAGCCATGATCATTATCCTGTTGCAGACATATCGCCAAATTTTTTACATGCATAAGTTAGGCTATGTATATTAAATCAATAACTAAACATCATATGCCTAATTTTATTGTACCATTCTATTTAACCAGCATTATGTAAATAAAGGGTATGATATTTCATGTTATCTGTGTCTCGATGTGGATCGGTTTAACCTACAATTTGTGAGAATACAATAAGGCAACAGTATCATGAACATTTATCTAGAACGCAATATTGTTTTACTTCTGGTAACATCAAAGTATTGGTTAGGCCTAGCACACCGGATTTGTTCCACTGAAAATCCTTCTGTTGACAGAAGGCCTACTCTACTGGTCGTTGGGCGTAAAGTGGCTCAATTAGCGGTAGTTAAACAAGTTCTTCATTTTTACTCCTTTAACAGTTGTCACAAGATGGTAAGGACCCGGGGctgcgtaaaaaaaaaaaaaaggttgcgAGCACTCCACTGCCATATGGTTTCTGAATCGTCTAACACAAACTAGTCAACATGATTGATTAGGTTAACCCGTCTCACCGTACATAAAGTTTTCACTGAGCCGGCAGCAATAATGGGACGCATCTGCGCCTCTGAATACCAATTTAGAAAAACGACCATGAATAGCAATAGATTGGCATGGGGGTCCTAATGAATACATCTCAATAGGAGGCAGTGGAAATAGGAGGgttgttgtctttctcccctgcATCCTTGTTGTTCCAACTGCAGTCTGCTTGAATAACTTTCGGTCCATATGTAACACTTGTAACCAGATGAAGGGGGCTTCTTCAGACAGGGAGAAGACGGAACGCCAGTGCGCACAATTGGTGTAATCGCTTGGAATCATTGGGGTTGAAAAGTCAACTCGATTTTTATAGGTGCATTGTGGAGCGGCTCTGCCAGAATAGGCCagataggccaatagttttttttCCGGCTTGGGTAAAGAAGTGTGACCCACAACGCGATGTACGGCATCTGATCCACTGCTTGCATCATATGTTCTCTCTTATTTTGAAGGGGAAAGTATTTTGCGGTCTACAAAAACAATGTTAGATAAGCTTTATTACAAATCAATAAATTGTACATAAGtgtgtatgtggccaataaaaCCAAGTATTCGTTTAGAAAATTATGAATATTATAGAGACTGTTATCACAACATTACCTTAGTCTACCCACGTTAAAGCAACGACTTTCATTTGACGTTTTTCATACACAAAAATAGTACCACGAGCGGGCGGCTGGGAATTCTGCAATTTAATATTCTCTCAAACGAAATGGTATAAGGTTATGCAGTGTTTGAGACAAAGTCTGTTACAAATGCTCAGATGTGATATTTCATTAATCCTTTTATTTAATCAAACCTGTGTCTATCAAGCTTTTCAATAATACTAATATTAAATAACCATAGCAATACTTATTACTAGTATCGATGAACAGGCTATTTTGTGCTCAACTGGTCAAGGGCACTTTACATTGTGCCTCTATAATACCTATGTATTAACATAGTTGTTACATTGGTAGGTACAGTAATTACAGTAGAGGTACACTGTTAAAGTACTTAAGCTTACAACTGTTTTACCTGGTTGTGGCATGCAAATAAACACTAATGCAGAGTGACAAATGAGTGATCTAAAATTGTAATTAAACGGAAGTGGTTTAGCCACATTTACTTGTTTTTTAGACttacaaatccaatgcaagtaAGGGAGATTACCATCCCACGGCCCATGATGACTTTGGCGCCAACACCACTGCGCTTGATTGTTAAAATGTATTCAAAGATGCACAATTTATGTAGTAGGCTATGTACTTCTGTTGATATTGGTTGAGGTGGTGCTTTATGGTATTTACTTGGAGATTGGTAACACTGTATTTTTACTTAAATTACTTCAAAGAATTCGACACAAGTGGTAACTGTGATACCAAATGGTGCATGTTTTAGTGAATCCAAAAAACAAACATTATAGCATTAGCATATTCACCATAATTTAAGTAAATAACTGGTCATTTCTTTAGCATACTGTACTATTGGATATGTTATTTCTTGACATGCAGTCTTAGTTATTACATGAAAATATGCCCTTTGTTATAATACAGATACCCATCAGTTGGTTTAAAGCCCAAATATACTGTGCTACAAAAGATGACATGGAATATGGTGTCAACACAGGGCATGACTGAATAACATTGAGACTCTCAAATGGCACAAATCTCCCTGCATAATTGTTGAGTCACACTAGAAAGTCAGGTGGCAAAAGTTAATTATTCTATATTATTCTGTAGTCAAGCAACTCCATAGCTCCACTAATAATGTCCCTCAAAGATTGCCTGTCAACCTAAaagtaatgaatgaatgaagtcTGCCACCTAGTGTTGCTTAGTGGGATGTTATCACTTGCAATAGAGCACAACAGCTTGTTGTCCTAAAAACCGGACAGGAGTTACCTCTGGTttgttcagccattcctatgggggaAATGAAATGGGGAAAATAATGGGGTTTTGGGATAGTCGCCAAAAATAAGGtcaacacaggcttaggagatcttatgttTTGTTCCATGAGATGTCAGTCAGTtaaatatgacctttatgaattatgaagcctttgtcTTTTAGCTTGTTTTGAGTACATGCATGTTTGAAAATTCAAATTGACTTTAGATGAAGATTCTCAGAGCAAAACAAGATCTAAGCCTGTGTTTACTACAGACCACATTTTCACTGTTTCACCCCAAAAAACAATGTCCCCATACACTTTGACCAACGAGCCAGGccggagttagtgcctacaaaaagacaccATTACTATTGCTCTGTATGAAGGAAGAACATCAGGCATAAAAGTCTCACTGACAATCATTAAAACAAAAAGCTATCTAATAGGAGATTTGGTTATGGCTTTGAGTACAGTGCATTACTGATTTAACTCAGATGGGCTGAGTTAGCACTGATGCCCAATGCAGGCATGGCTATTAGAGATTTTGGCCATTAGCTATTCCTATACAAGCAAGACTTATCAGCAAAAACCGTGAgggggcaaaaaaaaaaaaaatgcatcaaGAGGTATGTACAGCTAGGCCATCAAAGTACCACACTGCATGAAGTACGGTATAGGTGCTTCCACGAACACGATTTACAAAAATGTAGAGTTCTTCAGTGTTAGTTTTGCAATACTCCCATTTGATCATTCCAGACTTGGCCCACTGAACTCAATTAAactaacagttgaagtcggaagtttacaaacacttaggttggagtcattaaaactagtttttcaaccacttcacaaatttcttgttaacaaacaatagttttggcaagtcggttaggacttctactttatgcatgacacaagtacattttccaacaattgtttacagattatttcatttaaatcacaattccagtgggtcagaagtttacattcactaagttcacactttaaacagcatggaaaatttcagaaaaggatgtcacggctttagaaccttatgattgactcaaattatgtcaattagcctattggaggtgtacctgtggatgtatttcaaggcctaccttcagagcctctttgcttgacatcatgggaaatcaaaagaaatcagccaagtcctcagaaaaacaattgtagacctccaagtctggttcatccttgggagcaatttccaaaggcctgaaggtaccacgttcatctgtacaaacaatagtacgcaaatcaatcccagaacaacagcaaaggaccttgtgaagatgctggaggatacaggtacaaaagtatttatatccacagtaaaacaagtcctataatcgacataacctgaaaggccactcagcaaggaagaagccactgctccaaaactgccataaaaaaagccggactacggtttgcaactgcacatggggacaaaaatcatagttttttggagaaatgtcctctggtctgataaaacaaaaatataactgtttgtccataatgacaatcgttatgtttgaggaaaaagggggaggcatgcaatgcaaagaacaccatcccaaccgtgaagcacgggggtggcagcatcatgttgtgggggtgctttgctgcaggagggactggtgcacttcacaaaatagatggcatcatgagggcggaaaattatgtggatatattgaagcaacatctcaagacatcagtcaggaagttaaagctaagtcacaaatgggtcttccaaatggacaatgaccccaagcatacttccaaaggtgtggcaaaatggtttaacgagaacaaagtcaaggtattggagtggccatcacaaagccctgaccttaatcctatagaaaatgtgtgggcagaactgaaaaagcatgtgcaaccaaggaggcctacaaacctgactcaattacaccagctctgtcaggaggaatgggccaaaattcacccaacttattgtgggaagcttgtggaaggctatccaaaacgtttgacccaggttaaacaatttaaaggcaatgcaaccaaatactaattgagtgtatgtaaacttctgacccactgggaatgtgacaaaAGAAGTAAaacattctctactattattctgacatttcacattcttaaaataaagtggtgatcctaactgacctaagacagggaatttgtactaggattaaatgccaggaattgtgaaactgagtttaaatgtctttggctaaggtgtatgtaaacttcaacagtATTTGTTATCaacttatacagtgcattcggtaagtattcagaacccttgactttttccacattttgttacgttaacagcttattctaaaattgcttaaaATCACCCccaccctcaatctacacacaacaccacataatgacaaagcaaaaacaggtttttagaaatatttgcacacTTAAATAAATCCCCTGAATACTAATATaaatacattagtattcagaccctttactcagcactttgaagtacctttggcagcaattacagcctcaagttctcctgggtatgacgctgcaagcttggcacacctgtatttgcggagtttctcccattcttctctgcagatcctctcaagctctgtcaggttggatggggagcgtcactgcacagctattttcaggtctgtaAGTCTCGCTCTGACTGGGCTACTCAGGACATTCAGAAAcgtgtcccgaaaccactcctgcgttgacttggctgtgtgcttagggtagttgtcctgttggaaggtgaaccttcaccccagtctaaggtcctgagcgctctggagcaagttttcatcaaggatccctctgtactttgctccgttcatctctacctccatcctgactagtcactcagtccctgccactgaaaaacatccccccacagcatgatgctgccacaacaatgcttcatcatagggatggtgccaggtttccaccagacgtgacacttcgacttcaggccaaagagttggtttcattagacaagagaatcttgtttgtcattgtctcagagtcctttaggtaccttttggcaagctccaagtgggctatcatgtgccttttactgaggagtggcttctgtctggccactctaccataaaggccttattggtggagtgctacagagatgggagaaccttccagaaggacactatccccacagaggaactctggagctctgtcagagtgatcatcaggttcttggtcacctccctgaccaaggcccttctcagcCAATtgctcagctctaggaagagtcttggtggttccaaacttccaatgaagaatgatggaggccactgtgttcttcgggaccttgactgctgcagaaatgttttggtaccctttcccagatctgtgcctcgacgcaatcctgtctcggggctctacagacaattccttcgacctatggcttggtttttgcactgacatgcactgtcaactgtggggccttatatagacaggtgtgtgcctttccaaatcatgttcaatcaattgaatttaccacaggtggagtccaagttgtagaaacatatcaaggatgatcaatggaaacaggatgcactggaACTCAATTGAGTCTCAAAGCAAcgtgtctgaatagttatgtaaataaggttattttgaatacatttgccaaaatgtctaaacctgttttcgctttgtcattatggggttgtgtgtagattgatgagggggggaaaaaaatattttatacattttagaataaggctgtaatgtaacaaaatgtggaaaaagtcaaggggtctgaatactttccgaatgcactgtagattacAATTTTTGTACAGTTAATTTTCTGGTCTATAAAGCACTGTAAAACATGGTGTACATACTTCTGCTCCTCTAATTATATTCACTACTAAAGCATCAATGCTATTATGTTAGGTTTTATCTTACATAACTACCAAGATTAGTAGCTTTTAAAATGAATTGAGATATTACTGCTTGGTTCATTGATGGTTGCATCCATTCTTTCATTCCATTTTGATGTTGGCTTGATGGCTTCCCATAATTGAATACAGTTTCTGTTGTAAGTGCAGTGCAAATCTCCAGAAATTATCATAAAGAACTCTGCACATTTGTCCACTATTTAttttagaaaaaaaatacaaagagGAAAATACGCATATGTACACAAACACTATTAAAATATACTATATATTAAACAAAATATATACAGCTGCTGAGGTCATTAAAAAGGGGGGGGGAATCCTATCTTGTCCTTTTGTCCTTGATCGTGTAGTGAAGGACCAACGGTTGAGCCTGGAATAAAAATACCCAATTAATTACAACTAAATTGATCCCACATAAACATTAAATCAAACTAACACAATTCTGAAGAAACTCCCAAATCA
This genomic window contains:
- the LOC106611617 gene encoding transcription factor LBX2 yields the protein MTSSKDMKAGSVLQSSSEERRRGPLDQLPPPANSNKPLTPFSIEDILNKPSVKKSVANLCPPRVIEKVSGSNAARNGITTPSSPLCALEELASKTFKGLEVSVIQAAEGREHVNAFGQRQTSKKRRKSRTAFTNHQIYELEKRFLYQKYLSPADRDQIAQQLGLSNAQVITWFQNRRAKLKRDLEEMKADVESLKKIPPQTLQKLVTMEEDIDDPQGSISPSSQGHRAFPQSPSSSRDQTTDEFSEEDEEIEVDD